From Chryseobacterium gallinarum, one genomic window encodes:
- a CDS encoding trypsin-like peptidase domain-containing protein: MKSTLKKLLPFAVVGVVSGATTVGAIQYFGHGSNNGDQSYFTTSAPTASFAGMNTGAVGDDFVKAAKTTVPAVVTIKNYQNRTSSRASEQDLFDFFFGDPFGGRGQQRQKQQAPDNMPSGMGSGVIISPDGYIISNNHVVAGANKLEVVLSNKKSYIATLVGTDPNTDISLLKIEEKGLPYLNFANSDNIEVGQWVLAVGNPLGLNSTVTAGIVSAKGRGIGILGSQGKAANPIESFIQTDAAINPGNSGGALVNTNGELIGINSAIQSTTGYYQGYGFAVPANLARKIVEDIKKFGIVQRGFLGVQSLDLSNDQLVQAYNRQNKTSLKVGSGVYVTGFGDNSGAEDAGLKKGDIITKVDNYDITDFADLSMSIGSKRPGDKVQVTYSRNGKESTTTVTLRDQKGGTSTRTKADLSVTEKIGAEFDPLNDRFKTEYGLTSGVVAKNVSEGSEMAKIGIVDNYIIIEINGKPVNSQKDVEKVLDKYQGNVQVKFVDDYGRIYTKGFKMP, encoded by the coding sequence ATGAAGAGTACTTTAAAAAAACTATTACCATTTGCAGTAGTTGGAGTCGTTTCAGGAGCTACTACCGTTGGAGCAATACAATATTTCGGTCATGGTTCCAACAATGGAGATCAATCTTATTTTACCACATCAGCTCCTACAGCCTCATTTGCAGGCATGAATACCGGAGCAGTAGGTGATGATTTTGTAAAAGCAGCCAAAACAACCGTTCCCGCTGTAGTTACCATTAAAAATTACCAGAACAGAACATCCAGCAGAGCTTCAGAGCAGGATTTATTTGATTTCTTCTTCGGAGATCCTTTCGGAGGAAGAGGTCAACAGAGACAAAAGCAGCAGGCTCCGGATAATATGCCTTCAGGAATGGGTTCCGGGGTAATTATCTCTCCGGATGGGTATATTATTTCCAACAACCACGTAGTGGCGGGTGCCAATAAACTGGAAGTGGTGCTGAGTAATAAAAAATCATATATAGCCACTTTAGTAGGTACTGATCCTAACACGGATATTTCCTTACTAAAGATTGAAGAAAAAGGGCTTCCTTATTTAAATTTTGCCAACTCAGACAATATCGAAGTAGGACAATGGGTATTGGCTGTAGGAAATCCGCTGGGCTTAAATTCGACTGTAACGGCAGGTATTGTTTCTGCTAAAGGAAGAGGTATTGGAATCTTGGGAAGCCAGGGAAAAGCTGCCAATCCTATTGAAAGCTTTATTCAAACGGATGCTGCCATCAACCCTGGAAACTCGGGAGGAGCATTGGTGAATACAAATGGTGAACTTATCGGTATCAACTCTGCTATTCAGTCTACCACAGGATACTACCAGGGATATGGATTTGCCGTTCCTGCTAACCTGGCGAGAAAAATTGTTGAGGATATCAAGAAATTCGGGATTGTACAAAGAGGTTTCCTTGGAGTTCAGTCATTAGACCTGTCCAATGATCAGTTGGTTCAGGCTTATAACAGGCAGAACAAAACAAGTCTGAAGGTAGGTTCAGGAGTATATGTAACCGGATTTGGTGATAACAGTGGAGCAGAAGATGCCGGCCTGAAAAAAGGAGACATCATTACCAAAGTAGACAATTATGATATCACTGATTTCGCTGATCTGTCAATGTCCATCGGAAGCAAACGTCCTGGAGATAAAGTTCAGGTAACGTATTCCAGAAACGGTAAAGAATCTACTACTACCGTAACCCTTAGAGATCAGAAAGGAGGTACTTCCACAAGAACCAAGGCTGATCTTAGCGTAACGGAAAAGATAGGAGCTGAATTTGACCCGCTGAATGACAGATTTAAAACCGAATATGGACTGACAAGCGGTGTAGTGGCTAAAAATGTATCTGAAGGCAGCGAAATGGCTAAAATCGGAATTGTAGACAACTATATCATTATTGAGATCAATGGTAAACCTGTCAACTCTCAAAAAGATGTAGAAAAAGTTCTGGATAAATACCAGGGGAATGTACAAGTAAAATTTGTAGATGACTATGGTAGAATCTATACAAAAGGTTTCAAAATGCCATAA
- a CDS encoding RidA family protein: MKQIINIVNAPAAIGPYSQANMANGVLYISGQIPVDPATGKLVEGIEKETHQVMKNLEAILTEAGMTFKNVVKATIFLKSMDDFAVMNDIYASYLDAESYPARETVQVSCLPKNVDIEISMIAHQD; this comes from the coding sequence ATGAAACAAATAATCAACATAGTTAATGCACCTGCGGCTATCGGGCCTTATTCACAAGCTAATATGGCAAACGGGGTTTTATATATCTCCGGACAGATTCCTGTAGATCCTGCAACTGGTAAATTGGTAGAAGGGATTGAAAAGGAAACGCATCAGGTAATGAAAAACCTTGAAGCTATTCTTACAGAAGCAGGAATGACTTTTAAAAATGTGGTAAAAGCAACAATCTTCCTGAAAAGTATGGATGACTTTGCGGTAATGAATGATATCTATGCATCTTATCTGGACGCAGAAAGTTACCCTGCACGTGAAACAGTACAGGTTTCTTGCCTGCCTAAAAATGTGGATATCGAAATTTCTATGATTGCACATCAGGATTAA